TAAATCTTGTAAATGctatttcatgaaaatttgtccccaaactaaaacataattttttttttctaccatGGATAGGGACCTAAAAAATTAGGCGATAAGGGtatttagggtttttgaagTTTCTTGATACAGGTTGAGCATGGTGTTCATTGCCCTATTCAGTTTTAGCAGAAATGCCAAAAGAGTTAGATACACCATACCTACTATGGTTGCAATCAATGTTTGCTGCTCCATAAGCCACAAGATCATGTGATGGCCAAAAAGTGACCAAATCTCCTGGTGGGTGGGCAGATGTGAAAATGCCCATGCTTATTTATGAGCCTTCAATGTGCATGCCAAAACAATGCAATTGTAGCTAGCCACCTCACCCACCAAGCAATGACTTTTTGTAGTTTGTAGATAATACTCATCCAAAACTCTCATCTCAAACATGACAAATGCAACTTCCCCTTTTGTTTGTGCAATGAGAAACGATTTTGTTTCTCAAATGCATTCTCTGGTTCTTTCTCCATCAGATTCAATGGCAACTCATGTAATGTTCTATAGCTTTAAGAGCAGTTATACGCTTGTCTGtttgaagaaataaattgacaaaGTTCTTTGAAAAACATATTCTTACTTCATACATAATATAACCAAGAATGGTGCTTACCATTAGAATCTTTTTGTACTCTGATATGACATAGCGTGAGTAATCTGGCAGGGACATTTGGCGTGACCGAAGGGAAAGTGGCAAGAAGTAGTTGTTAACAAAGTCATTGCCGCCAAGAGTGATGAGAACAAGTGCTTGGTTTACGAGCCTTTGTGTTTGCTCTTCTCCTATGAGTGCACTCACCCTTTGCTGGTACTGTTGGAAAAACTCAAGTTGCCTGGAGATTCTTATAATGTTGAGCTGCAAAAAATTACACAACTTTGATTGATTGACTGATAGAAGCTAAGGTTGAATGCAAATTACTAAGAGTTGATATTCCACTagaatatttgatgaaaattttagagaatgaatagaaaaagaaaaagaaaaaagaaagaccaCTTTGAGTATGAAAGAGAAATATTTAGTTGAAAGTCACATATCCAATACAAATGCTTAGTGTAATTTGCAGTTAAAGTTGGTTTGAACTTACAAACTGAATTCCAGTGTCATTGAGGATCCCAATTCCTGCAGAAGCAAAGTTGGCACCAACTAGTAGTTTTTGTCCTGTGAGCTGGGGACTCAAGTATGGCAATGTGGACTCAGCTCCAAGCTGTTCACctgaaaaatggaaattatgGTGTTAATATTAGGGTATTAAAGGAGGAAAAGTGACAAAGTGAAGAACCTACTGATAATATCAGGGATGTTTAGTCCATTGCTGAAGCGGCCAGTGGCTTGGTGAGTTGGATAATCGATGCCATACGGAGGGGAGTCTGCACGTGCAGTAGTTGCTAAGTAGTTGTTGTTGCCTTGTTCGACAAGTGAGTCACCAAAGATGAAGAAAGCACGAGCAGCCTCAGCATGAGGTGCAACTGTGCCCAATACTGCCACTACTAGGGCAACTGTGAGGGTAGCAATGGAAACTGAAGTATTAGACATGAGGTTACTGGAGGCACTCCTTAGAAATTAAACACACACTCCCAACCTCTAATGTGAATGACAGAGTTTGGATGGTTTTATATAGGATTTAAACTGCGATCTCAACATGAAACTTGGAGTCCTAATAAATGGTAGTCTATATTGGCTTGAGCTGATCATACAAGAGCAAGCTCACAAAAGCAAGTTGAGAGAGATAGGGAACAGCTGAGCTGAGCTTCGAGTAGTCTTGGCAATGGCTTAGCCATGTTGAATTGATTAGGGACCACAGTCCCACATTACAAGCTGTAAAAACCTGTTTTGAGGACTAAAATACCCAATTTGTTCTTTGAAAGTATATGAAAAAATTGGTTTCGGCTAGGATGGTATTGTCTTTGAATAGGCCAGGGAGATCGTGTCTGCCTTCTGAATTTAAACTTTTCCTTTCCACAAAAGGAAGGGTTGCCCAAGAAGTGACCCTTGGACTTTTGGTGCCAACCATTACCTTTTTTCCAAGTGGTTCACAGATTGGTGCATGCGTTTATCCATGTTTGAACATCCAGCAAccttttatttgctttctaCGCAAACTCCTAGCCACATGTTCAGCTGCAGGAGCTGTGTTATGCCCCTGGAATCGCCGGGTTCCTTGTACCCATTTTTTGACAGGAACTCCATgcttattatcattatcatataTCTCTACCTGCAAGAGTTATCGCCCACAGTAGGAAATgaaaaatcttcaattgaggTGGGGACTAGGTTGTCTCTTTTATGATGTTACTTGCATCCGCATATAATCAACATCGATGCAATGTACTGTTGATCAAAGACCCCATACCATGTGAGGTTTGCCCCCATGTTATATATGTTTTTCTAACTGCTTCTGGACACATAAGAAACTCATTCAGAGACACCTTTAAATTGTACTAGTTAAAGGCTCTCGTTGGTTTCTAGTTATGTTGTTACAACCTACATGTTCATACAGGCATTAGTGCACCGCCAGGTCTCATCCATCGTTCACCTCTTTTTCAGGGAAAAATTTAGAGGGTAATAAAATGTGGGAGATAACAATCATTGTAGGCCAATTAATACCAAAATCGAAGAAGAAAAGCATCCTTTATGTGGTTTTCCAGGGAACCACTTCGGTAAATATGATCCAAGCTTCATTTCCGCATGCACATTATCAAACATAGTTAGGGAAAATACTTCAATTATCAGAATTTGAGACACCCCCTGGAGTATGACCATACTCCAAGTTCTATGCTTTAATAGATAATTGCTTCCCACCTGAACACAAAAACAAGCTCAAGCCAAGCTGAAATTATCGAAAGGCAGCTGTTGGGAGCAGCTGAGGTTTGAGTAGTCTGCACCATGGTTTAGCCATGCCAGCTTGATTAGGGTCAACAGTCCCACATTAAGGGCAGTCAAGAGCTCTAAGAGCGGTGAAATaccctattttttttgttagttatCTATGGACAGAAGACGTGTCCAGATTGTGAGGTTTGAAAAGGTGGCACGAGGACTTTTGGTGCTCACCattatcctttttctttccaAGTTTTTCACAGATGTGTGTATGAGTTGAGCCATGTTTGGGCATgcaaatatcttttatttggcTCTTATCCAAACATCTACCTTGCTGCCTCCTTGTATCAATGTTTGACAGTGACTCCATGGCCATTGTCATCACATCATTGCTAGAGTTattgtaaaaatgaaaaacctgAAATTTTAGGTGCAAACtaggtttttctcttttatgacATTACATGCATCTATTGATAATTAACACTGGTGTGATACTGTACTATTGACCTAACTCATTACCAAATGGCTGagctatatatatttatttgaggACTCGTTGGATCTACAAAGTTGTTGAAACCTACAAGTTCATGCAACCATAAATGCAGTCCAGGTCTCATCTGTTGTTCACTgcttttcaaagaaaaattatgaaggTAGAAATGGGGGGAGAGTACTAAAACCGGTGAAGGACAAACCTTCTTTAGAGTTAGAATTATCAAAAGTTGCAAGTGAAATGGAGAGTGTTAGATTGAACTGCGCGCTTGTGGAATAGACATGACTCTTTTTACGTGACGAAGAAAGTTGGTCAGTATGAGATATTCAAACAGCATGAAGCTATCTATTGTTAAGAATTGAGACCGAAGCATGTATTCCTTTCTTTCTATTTGATATCTGGCattcatgatttattttttatgcctTGATAAATGTCATGCGTATCTCTTATATGTATATTGCATTCCATTCTAGCAAGCAAGGGAAGCAAAATGACCACCACTTTAACATTATGTATGGTCATCTCAGAAAACCAAGCAAACTACAATGGAGACAGCCAAGTGGACCCTTACACTAAGTAGATGTGATAAGCCTCACAGATTTCATCCACGTTCTTTTCAGAATTTATTGTTACGGTTGGCAGTTAGTCCTTTTCCTTCTCATGTCCTTATTTCTCTGCGTCTTAAGGCATATTCTTAGCTATAAGCCTTATATTTTAGCTGGCAATGAGCTGGGTTAAGGAGGGTTTGTGACTGCCGACGATTTGCAGAGCCTGTAAAACTTGACCTGACTTTTTATTTGAGTTGCGATGAAGGCAGTCAACCACACTAGAGTACTTCAACATATTAGTTGGAAACTGGTTAACAATACGAAAAATGATAGCGAAAATCTATGCATTTATTCCTTTTTTGGGCAAATTTTTGCCAACCCAAAAACATTTGGTCCTTTGCTACCAACTAAAATCGTTCAGAATTAGGTGCaaataatacatacatacattaCATCAACTATAGAACAAATTTAGATCTTGGAGAAAGTTTATGCATTAAGAAACATCTTGCTATCAGAAATTGATACAAGTTAGGAAacaaaaagtgaaggaaaattatAATAGAATCAAATGTGTgcatgtattttcttttcttttttctttttcctcatcttccttacattttctttttccatttttgaggGTCACATGGGGTTCAAGGTTTGTGTTGAAATATACTGATTGGGTGTGTACATAGAAGACAAAGATTCAACCAAGTCATTATTCATTCATAATACTTCCCTTAAGCAGATAGGTAGGTTTCAGGGCCTTTAACAAACATTGCTGTCCCACTTTAATTGCAGATGATTCATGATACACCTACTGCTATTGAACCAATATTCAGAAAGCGTGAATATAATAGCTGTATAGTTGCAAATGAATCATTGACTTCTTCCACTGTCCCCTTTTGGTATGTCTCCAAAAAAATCTAGTCCATTTGTGTCTAGACTTTGGTCTGCGTGGAACTCCAATTCTTCCATCAGTTGATTACTGGTGACAGAATtatagaattataaaataaatttctcccttaattttgttcatttaataGTAGCTTTATCCAAGTTCCACCTTTTAATGCATGGTATATATGGTCTACTTCTTGCTTATTTATGATAAAGTGATACTAAAACATTGGTTTTGATTTGTGCTCCACAAGGGTTTCCATCTATGATTGGTTGATAAGCCTCATTTAAGATATAATCACTTGAATTTCCAATAAATGGCAAGACTAATCATTGAGGTTTTGCTAATGAATTGTGATAACCAACCATCCTTCCCTACCTACAATCTCATTATTTTGGTTTCCTCATTTATTTGGGGGCTTATTTATGGGGTTGGTTGAGAAACTCCCAGTTGAGATGCCATGTGACTAACATAAATGGCCACCAGGGTAGCTGAAACCCagagctctctctctctctttcctaaGCAAACACTAAGTGCCAATTGAGATTGCTTCATCACTCATGCAACAAAcactcgctctctctctctctctctctctctctccctatcTCTCCATGAGGTGGCAGCCCTACGTTTTAAATGGGGTACCACGCTTAACAGCATTAGTAGATTAAATGATGATCATGTCTTAGATGGTGGTGGAGCTCTAGCTCTACGTCCACATAACAACTTGAAAGTACCAGTTCAGTACTGAAAAAGAATGCATGAAAGAGTCTTCCTTTCGTTTCATCTGTGAAATGCTTCTGACAGCTGATGACATATTTGTTTCCTTCCCTTTTATCATCAATGAAAATGTTGTGGTTGGGATTAGTCTAATAGCGTTTTCAAGTGAGTTCTCTAGCAATTGATCATCAAAATGAGTATTAGCTGAAAGTGATGTAGGGCCTTTTATGTTGACACtcaaaagtgatgaaaatttgCCACAAATTTTCTGACTTTTTAAGTGGCCATTTTTGgccattaaattatatttggggCCTAGTTTGAAATGACTGTCTAAAATGGTCCCTTTCTtccactttttaattttttttttcccaaaaaattgtttgaaatcatattttgaaattgcAATAAACTACCCTTTTAGTCACTTTTAGAATCGTAATTTGAAACTGcggtttttaatttctttagaaactacatttttaaaatatggtttctaaataatgtaaagaaaataaaaagaaaataattattttcaacgataattttaaaacatatctataacttgtattttgtttaattaaaagactaatttgactcaaaattttaaattttcactagAAAGTGACTTCTTGAAACTGTTACCCCATGTGACCAACCATCATCCCAAAGTCCTAGTGTGCATTAATGTAGGGAGAAACTTTAGTCCATTTCTCCTAGTTTTGTCAAATATCTTGAACCAGAGCGAGGTCATTTCACATGTTAGCCCCATAGGCCTAATATGTAAACGACAgtcaacaaaaacaaatgaaataaatatgatttttcaaaaaaaaaatcaactatttaACCTATTCATAATAATGGATAGTCATAGGT
Above is a genomic segment from Vitis riparia cultivar Riparia Gloire de Montpellier isolate 1030 chromosome 7, EGFV_Vit.rip_1.0, whole genome shotgun sequence containing:
- the LOC117917584 gene encoding GDSL esterase/lipase At4g28780 — translated: MSNTSVSIATLTVALVVAVLGTVAPHAEAARAFFIFGDSLVEQGNNNYLATTARADSPPYGIDYPTHQATGRFSNGLNIPDIISEQLGAESTLPYLSPQLTGQKLLVGANFASAGIGILNDTGIQFLNIIRISRQLEFFQQYQQRVSALIGEEQTQRLVNQALVLITLGGNDFVNNYFLPLSLRSRQMSLPDYSRYVISEYKKILMKLYELGARRVLVTGTGPLGCVPAELAMSSSNGQCAEEPQRAAAIFNPQLIKMAQGLNSELGSNIFITANAFEMHMDFITDPQLYGFVTSKVACCGQGPYNGLGFCTLASNLCPNRNIYAFWDPYHPTERANRLIVQQIMSGSSKYMNPMNLSTIMEMDSRT